In Roseisolibacter agri, one genomic interval encodes:
- the add gene encoding adenosine deaminase, translated as MTYRHADLPPRAARLDPQEVAERRAAREAAVDRTLLARLPKAELHCHLDGSVRPETLIALGAELGVRMPAATPEALREYMRVDDARNLEDYLARFDVTLSVMQTEAALERIAYELAVDAAAEGVRYLETRFAPVLNTSGGLSLGATVEAPLRGLARAERETGIVARVIVCGIRNMDPEVSLELSRLAVEYRNRGVVGFDLAGGEAGNPASRHLAAFEHARNNDLAITCHAGEGAGAESVRDALHTCGAERLGHATRLIEDPALVDEVGERRICCECCLTSNVQTRAAHDYASHPFRRYFDLGLNVVLNTDNRLMSGTTLVDEYVHAAAHLDFTFDELSRVALNGFESAFLPAEERRALIARVERDLAALRADGREVLA; from the coding sequence ATGACCTACCGACACGCCGACCTCCCGCCTCGCGCCGCCCGCCTCGATCCGCAGGAGGTCGCCGAGCGGCGCGCCGCGCGCGAGGCCGCGGTGGACCGCACGCTGCTCGCGCGCCTGCCGAAAGCGGAGCTGCACTGCCACCTCGACGGCTCCGTCCGCCCCGAGACGCTGATCGCGCTGGGCGCCGAGCTGGGCGTCCGCATGCCGGCCGCGACGCCTGAGGCGCTGCGCGAGTACATGCGCGTGGATGACGCGCGCAACCTCGAGGACTACCTCGCGCGCTTCGACGTGACGCTCTCGGTGATGCAGACCGAGGCCGCGCTGGAGCGCATCGCCTACGAGCTGGCCGTCGACGCGGCGGCCGAGGGCGTGCGCTACCTCGAGACGCGCTTCGCGCCCGTGCTCAACACGAGCGGCGGCCTCTCGCTCGGCGCGACGGTCGAGGCGCCGCTGCGCGGCCTCGCGCGCGCCGAGCGCGAGACGGGGATCGTGGCGCGCGTGATCGTGTGCGGGATCCGCAACATGGACCCCGAGGTGTCGCTGGAGCTGTCGCGCCTCGCGGTGGAGTACCGCAACCGCGGCGTCGTCGGCTTCGACCTCGCGGGCGGCGAGGCGGGGAATCCCGCGTCGCGCCATCTGGCGGCGTTCGAGCACGCGCGGAACAACGACCTCGCGATCACCTGCCACGCGGGCGAGGGCGCGGGCGCCGAGAGCGTGCGCGACGCGCTGCACACCTGCGGCGCGGAGCGCCTGGGCCACGCCACGCGGCTGATCGAGGATCCGGCGCTGGTGGACGAGGTGGGCGAGCGGCGCATCTGCTGCGAGTGCTGCCTGACGTCCAACGTCCAGACGCGCGCGGCCCACGACTACGCGTCGCACCCGTTCCGCCGCTACTTCGACCTGGGACTCAACGTCGTGCTCAACACCGACAACCGCCTCATGAGCGGCACCACGCTCGTCGACGAGTACGTGCACGCCGCGGCGCACCTCGACTTCACCTTCGACGAGCTGTCGCGCGTGGCGCTGAACGGCTTCGAGAGCGCGTTCCTCCCAGCCGAGGAGCGCCGCGCGCTCATCGCCCGCGTCGAGCGCGACCTGGCCGCGCTGCGCGCCGACGGCCGCGAGGTGCTCGCGTGA
- a CDS encoding purine-nucleoside phosphorylase, with translation MVGADHADLARYGAEAAARAADAIRERLGVRAPACAIVLGSGLGDLAHDIVDARRMPFAEVPGFPTATVAGHAGALIAGTLAGREVVALAGRFHMYEGHPAALAGFPVRVVHALGAPTLFVSNAAGGVRRTFAAGDLMIIADHINLMFRNPLVGPLQPGDVRFPDMSDPYDAGLRAVLRRVAAEQGIRVQEGVYAASVGPTYETPAETRMLERLGADATGMSTVPEVVVARAIGMRVAGVSCITNMACGIATHPLSHEEVLETGRAVSAQFRALVTGFVKALD, from the coding sequence ATGGTGGGTGCGGATCACGCCGACCTGGCGCGCTACGGCGCCGAGGCGGCCGCGCGCGCGGCGGACGCGATCCGCGAGCGGCTCGGGGTGCGCGCCCCGGCGTGCGCGATCGTCCTCGGCTCCGGGCTGGGCGACCTGGCGCACGACATCGTGGACGCGCGCCGGATGCCCTTCGCCGAGGTGCCGGGCTTCCCGACGGCGACGGTGGCCGGGCACGCGGGCGCGCTGATCGCGGGCACGCTCGCGGGCCGCGAGGTCGTCGCGCTGGCGGGCCGCTTCCACATGTACGAGGGGCACCCGGCCGCGCTGGCCGGCTTCCCGGTGCGCGTGGTGCACGCCCTCGGCGCGCCGACGCTGTTCGTCAGCAATGCGGCCGGCGGCGTGCGGCGCACGTTCGCGGCGGGCGACCTGATGATCATCGCGGACCACATCAACCTCATGTTCCGCAACCCGCTCGTCGGGCCGCTGCAGCCGGGGGATGTGCGCTTCCCGGACATGTCCGACCCGTACGACGCCGGGCTGCGCGCGGTGCTGCGGCGCGTGGCGGCGGAGCAGGGGATCCGCGTGCAGGAGGGCGTCTACGCCGCATCCGTCGGCCCGACGTACGAGACGCCGGCCGAGACGCGCATGCTGGAGCGGCTCGGCGCCGACGCGACGGGGATGTCGACCGTGCCCGAGGTCGTGGTGGCGCGCGCGATCGGGATGCGCGTCGCGGGCGTCAGCTGCATCACCAACATGGCGTGCGGCATCGCGACGCACCCGCTGTCGCACGAGGAGGTGCTGGAGACGGGCCGCGCGGTGAGCGCGCAGTTCCGCGCGCTGGTCACGGGGTTCGTGAAGGCGCTCGACTGA
- a CDS encoding M48 family metallopeptidase, whose product MRRFIVSTAASLALLTAGCGVSTQQEVEMGAQYAQQINSQLPIITDPEISRYINVIGDSIARVTGRTDLDWQFYVVNAPEVNAFAVPGGFIYVNRGLIERAQNMSQVAGVLGHEIGHVTKRHSIDQMQKAQGANIGLTIGCILAPAVCNNQAAGALINVGGSAVFARFSRQDESEADAEGVRYVTRAGIDPRGIPGMFRVLLEERQSRPAGVEAWFSTHPMEEDRISKTEAQIAQISPAVLQSLSRDSQNFRAFQNRLKSLPAAPRQAAR is encoded by the coding sequence ATGAGACGTTTCATCGTGAGCACCGCAGCGAGCCTCGCCCTCCTGACCGCCGGTTGCGGCGTGTCGACGCAGCAGGAGGTCGAGATGGGTGCCCAGTATGCGCAGCAGATCAACTCGCAGCTGCCGATCATCACCGATCCCGAGATCTCGCGCTACATCAACGTGATCGGCGACTCGATCGCGCGGGTGACGGGGCGCACCGACCTCGACTGGCAGTTCTACGTGGTCAACGCCCCCGAAGTCAACGCCTTCGCGGTGCCGGGCGGCTTCATCTACGTCAACCGCGGGCTGATCGAGCGCGCGCAGAACATGTCGCAGGTCGCGGGCGTGCTGGGGCACGAGATCGGCCACGTGACGAAGCGCCACTCGATCGACCAGATGCAGAAGGCGCAGGGCGCCAACATCGGCCTGACGATCGGCTGCATCCTCGCGCCGGCCGTGTGCAACAACCAGGCGGCGGGCGCGCTGATCAACGTCGGCGGCAGCGCGGTGTTCGCGCGCTTCAGCCGGCAGGACGAGAGCGAGGCGGACGCCGAGGGCGTGCGGTACGTGACGCGCGCCGGCATCGACCCGCGCGGCATCCCGGGCATGTTCCGGGTGCTCCTCGAGGAGCGGCAGTCGCGCCCCGCGGGCGTCGAGGCGTGGTTCTCCACGCACCCGATGGAGGAGGACCGCATCTCGAAGACCGAGGCGCAGATCGCGCAGATCTCGCCGGCGGTACTGCAGTCGCTGTCGCGCGACTCGCAGAACTTCCGCGCCTTCCAGAACCGACTGAAGTCGCTGCCGGCGGCGCCGCGGCAGGCCGCGCGCTGA
- a CDS encoding TrmH family RNA methyltransferase — MRLLTLARDLQRRKARERQGLFVAEGIRTVEELLAAPLRPRGAVVSDALDATPRGVALRERIAAAGIPLLEVTARDFATAADTDAPQGVLMVAEQPVLALDALRERLPASDVRLLVLDGVQDPGNVGTILRSAAGLGAAAVVALPGTVDLWSAKVVRSAMGAQFRLSTVGDTVEALDAFLAAERIVLWGADGAGAPVGALASTAPDRLAVAVGNEGAGLSAALRGRAAGLVAVPSTGLVESLNVAVAASILLYELRPASLRRPA; from the coding sequence ATGCGGCTGCTGACTTTAGCGCGCGACCTCCAGCGTCGGAAGGCGCGCGAACGGCAGGGGCTGTTCGTTGCAGAGGGCATCCGGACGGTCGAGGAGCTGCTCGCCGCGCCGCTGCGCCCGCGCGGCGCGGTGGTCTCCGACGCCCTCGACGCGACGCCGCGCGGCGTCGCCCTCCGCGAGCGGATCGCGGCCGCCGGCATCCCGCTGCTCGAGGTCACGGCGCGCGACTTCGCCACGGCCGCCGACACCGACGCGCCCCAGGGCGTGCTGATGGTGGCCGAGCAGCCGGTGCTGGCCCTCGACGCCCTGCGGGAGCGGCTGCCCGCGTCCGATGTCCGGCTCCTCGTGCTCGACGGCGTCCAGGACCCGGGCAACGTCGGGACGATCCTGCGGTCCGCCGCCGGGCTCGGAGCCGCCGCCGTCGTCGCGCTCCCCGGCACGGTGGACCTGTGGAGCGCCAAGGTGGTCCGGTCGGCGATGGGCGCGCAGTTCAGGCTGTCTACGGTGGGTGATACCGTGGAGGCGCTCGACGCGTTCCTCGCGGCCGAGCGGATCGTCCTGTGGGGGGCGGACGGCGCCGGCGCGCCCGTCGGCGCGCTGGCGTCGACCGCGCCCGACCGTCTCGCGGTCGCGGTGGGGAACGAGGGCGCGGGCCTCTCCGCCGCGCTCCGGGGGCGCGCCGCGGGCCTCGTCGCCGTGCCCAGCACCGGGCTCGTCGAGTCGCTCAACGTCGCGGTCGCGGCGTCGATCCTCCTCTACGAGCTGCGCCCCGCGTCGCTCCGCCGCCCCGCCTGA
- a CDS encoding prepilin peptidase, translated as MLEPHWSLAVLAFLFGSAIGSFLNVCIVRWPEGESVVRPRSRCPRCGRPVQALENVPILSWLVLRGKCRGCGLPISPLYPAIEALVGLGWLAAYFTYGPTLDALRVAVFGTVLLGIAATDARRYLIPDGFTVFLLLWVLATSLIARGAGAATLFASPYEALIGACTGAGAIAIIGWLGELAFKKEAMGFGDVTMMAAVGAALGPERALLTVIVGAFVGAVASVSVIVPAAWVLHRRRLVQGDADAAFELPPVPFGVFLAPAALLTLLWGDRMIAWYFATVLQ; from the coding sequence ATGCTCGAGCCGCACTGGTCCCTCGCCGTCCTCGCGTTCCTCTTCGGATCGGCGATCGGCTCCTTCCTGAACGTCTGCATCGTCCGCTGGCCCGAAGGCGAGTCGGTCGTCCGCCCGCGCTCGCGCTGCCCGCGCTGCGGCCGCCCCGTGCAGGCGCTGGAGAACGTCCCGATCCTCAGCTGGCTGGTGCTCCGCGGGAAGTGCCGCGGCTGCGGCCTTCCGATCTCGCCGCTCTACCCGGCGATCGAGGCGCTGGTGGGGCTCGGCTGGCTGGCCGCGTACTTCACCTACGGCCCGACGCTCGACGCGCTGCGGGTGGCGGTCTTCGGCACGGTGCTGCTGGGCATCGCCGCCACCGACGCGCGGCGCTACCTGATCCCCGACGGCTTCACGGTCTTCCTGCTGCTCTGGGTGCTCGCGACCTCGCTGATCGCGCGCGGCGCGGGCGCCGCGACGCTCTTCGCGTCGCCGTACGAGGCGCTCATCGGCGCGTGCACGGGCGCGGGCGCGATCGCGATCATCGGCTGGCTGGGGGAGCTCGCGTTCAAGAAGGAGGCGATGGGCTTCGGCGACGTCACCATGATGGCGGCCGTCGGCGCCGCGCTCGGCCCCGAGCGCGCGCTGCTGACGGTGATCGTCGGCGCGTTCGTCGGCGCCGTCGCGTCGGTCAGCGTCATCGTGCCGGCGGCCTGGGTACTGCACCGACGTCGGCTGGTACAGGGCGACGCCGACGCGGCGTTCGAGCTGCCGCCGGTGCCGTTCGGCGTCTTCCTTGCGCCTGCGGCACTCCTGACCTTGCTTTGGGGAGACCGCATGATCGCCTGGTACTTCGCCACCGTCCTGCAGTAA
- a CDS encoding DUF445 domain-containing protein has translation MSDEPSPVTAPDAPSTEPPMERPATLALPAPPVPPVPPVPPVPAGATHDPSVPPPIADEAEKQRALEQMQRRATALLVAAGVLFVVTRWFESRYHWLGFVRAFAEAAMVGGLADWFAVTALFRRPLGLPIPHTAIVPTRKDRIGRSLGMFVQRNFLSPEVVGTKLRAARVGEKAARWIADPLHARMVARQVAAGLSGAAEVLRDEDVQGFVERSLVTRARKVQVAPVMGRILNLLTADGRHQELLDEALRLATRVLSENEMLIRDRIAAEAPWWMPGAVEDRIHDKVVSAVERTLQEVAANPDHELRERFDEAVRGFAERLRTSPDTIARAEAIKEDMLQHPAVREYANTVWSDVKAALGRYATADLESGDGSGALAAVERGLVSLGNAVLADPALTAKVDAWVLDATLFVVEQYRSEVSALIESTVAGWDPAATSRRIEIQIGRDLQFIRINGTLVGGLVGLLLYTIGRFID, from the coding sequence GTGAGCGACGAGCCGTCGCCCGTCACGGCGCCCGATGCGCCGTCCACCGAGCCGCCGATGGAGCGGCCCGCGACGCTCGCGCTGCCCGCGCCGCCGGTGCCGCCGGTGCCGCCGGTGCCGCCCGTGCCCGCCGGCGCCACGCACGACCCGAGCGTCCCGCCGCCCATCGCCGACGAGGCGGAGAAGCAGCGCGCGCTGGAGCAGATGCAGCGGCGCGCGACGGCGCTGCTGGTGGCCGCGGGCGTGCTGTTCGTCGTCACGCGCTGGTTCGAGTCGCGGTACCACTGGCTCGGCTTCGTGCGCGCGTTCGCGGAGGCGGCGATGGTCGGCGGTCTCGCCGACTGGTTCGCGGTGACCGCGCTCTTCCGCCGCCCGCTCGGCCTGCCGATCCCGCACACCGCGATCGTGCCGACGCGGAAGGACCGCATCGGGCGGTCGCTCGGCATGTTCGTGCAGCGCAACTTCCTGTCGCCCGAGGTCGTGGGCACGAAGCTCCGCGCGGCGCGCGTGGGCGAGAAGGCGGCGCGCTGGATCGCCGATCCGCTGCACGCGCGGATGGTCGCGCGGCAGGTGGCGGCGGGCCTCTCCGGCGCGGCCGAGGTGTTGCGCGACGAGGACGTGCAGGGCTTCGTCGAGCGCTCGTTGGTGACGCGCGCGCGCAAGGTGCAGGTCGCACCGGTGATGGGCCGCATCCTCAACCTGCTGACCGCCGACGGGCGGCACCAGGAGCTGCTGGACGAGGCGCTGCGGCTGGCGACGCGCGTGCTGAGCGAGAACGAGATGCTGATCCGCGACCGCATCGCGGCCGAGGCGCCGTGGTGGATGCCCGGCGCGGTCGAGGACCGCATCCACGACAAGGTGGTCTCGGCGGTCGAGCGCACGCTGCAGGAGGTCGCGGCGAACCCGGACCACGAGCTGCGCGAGCGCTTCGACGAGGCGGTGCGCGGCTTCGCCGAGCGGCTGCGCACGAGCCCCGACACCATCGCGCGCGCCGAGGCGATCAAGGAGGACATGCTCCAGCATCCAGCCGTGCGCGAGTACGCGAACACGGTGTGGAGCGACGTGAAGGCCGCGCTGGGCCGCTACGCGACGGCCGACCTGGAGAGCGGCGACGGCAGCGGCGCGCTGGCCGCGGTCGAGCGCGGGCTGGTGTCGCTCGGCAACGCGGTGCTCGCGGATCCCGCGCTGACGGCGAAGGTGGACGCGTGGGTGCTGGACGCGACGCTGTTCGTGGTCGAGCAGTACCGCAGCGAGGTCTCGGCGCTCATCGAGTCCACGGTCGCCGGCTGGGATCCCGCCGCCACCTCGCGCCGCATCGAGATCCAGATCGGTCGGGACCTGCAGTTCATCCGGATCAACGGAACGCTGGTCGGTGGACTCGTCGGCTTGCTGCTCTATACGATCGGGCGATTCATCGACTGA
- the lon gene encoding endopeptidase La — protein MPRPQRKEEILRSEVPPVLPLMALRSTIVYPLGTIAVQMGAPENLALLRANEDPGVIVALVVALGDHDEPIDSTKFTGKVGVAARVHERINLPGDTVQITLQGLRRITIDGIDQLNPYPVARITPAREVPPDDADVEDLVARVTSAAETLANLVDRIPDEVPAILKMNVSDPGRFADLAATNMNFRIADKDEVLQKLDVGERLRFILSRLEREVARARVMEDVKKQTEIKIEQHQREFYLRQQLRAIQAELGETDPGEKEAVDLLRKVDDAKLPEKVAQEARREVERLRMLSPASSEYQVVRTYLDWVLALPWNAKSGEQDSAIDLKKVEDALGERHYGLDEAKDRIVEYLAVRKLRAMTPTAHAAPLADDDEPRADRTEHAVPADAPVPATPPVDADAAPSEARATEVALAGPILCFAGPPGTGKTSLGEVIAKAIGRQFYRISVGGVRDEAEVRGHRRTYVGSMPGLLIQALRRVQVRDAVFLIDEIDKMSGGGPSGDPTAAMLEVLDPSQNQSFVDHYLNLPFDLSQVLFIATANNVFDIPGPLRDRMEIIRIAGYTIEEKVEIAWRYTIPKLLEEHGITEQDIVFTDEVLSFVAARYSREAGLRNFSRNLATLMRKRARRKADGEQGAWVLDREKVEEVLGPPRYAVEEAEKEPEVGAVTGLAWTSTGGDLMVIEALRMPGTGRMTVTGQLGDVMRESVDAAHSYVRSRAETLGIEARDFKDSDIHIHFPAGAIPKDGPSAGIAITLALSSVFSRRPVRRDLAMTGEVTLRGKVLEIGGVKEKVLAAYRAGLRELILPKSNEKDLRDVPKEVREHIEFRFVSSMDEVLRIALLPSPVPNADRAPDQDVDEKATAPIADAADLAVGENHRTPSASVETVPLADVKR, from the coding sequence ATGCCCCGACCCCAGCGCAAGGAAGAGATCCTCCGGTCCGAGGTCCCCCCGGTCCTCCCCCTGATGGCGCTGCGCTCGACCATCGTGTACCCGCTCGGCACGATCGCGGTGCAGATGGGCGCCCCCGAGAACCTGGCGCTCCTGCGCGCCAACGAGGACCCGGGCGTGATCGTCGCGCTGGTCGTCGCCCTCGGCGACCACGACGAGCCGATCGACAGCACCAAGTTCACCGGCAAGGTCGGCGTCGCGGCCCGCGTCCACGAGCGGATCAACCTGCCCGGCGACACGGTGCAGATCACCCTCCAGGGGCTGCGCCGGATCACGATCGACGGGATCGACCAGCTGAACCCGTACCCCGTCGCCCGCATCACGCCGGCCCGCGAGGTCCCGCCCGACGACGCGGACGTCGAGGACCTGGTCGCGCGCGTGACGTCGGCGGCCGAGACGCTGGCGAACCTCGTCGACCGCATCCCCGACGAGGTGCCCGCGATCCTGAAGATGAATGTCTCCGACCCGGGCCGCTTCGCGGACCTGGCGGCGACGAACATGAACTTCCGGATCGCCGACAAGGACGAGGTCCTCCAGAAGCTCGACGTCGGCGAGCGGCTGCGCTTCATCCTCTCGCGCCTGGAGCGCGAGGTGGCGCGCGCGCGCGTCATGGAGGACGTGAAGAAGCAGACCGAGATCAAGATCGAGCAGCACCAGCGCGAGTTCTACCTGCGCCAGCAGCTGCGCGCGATCCAGGCGGAGCTGGGCGAGACCGACCCGGGCGAGAAGGAGGCGGTGGACCTCCTGCGCAAGGTCGACGACGCCAAGCTCCCGGAGAAGGTCGCGCAGGAGGCACGGCGCGAGGTCGAGCGGCTGCGCATGCTCTCGCCCGCCTCCAGCGAGTACCAGGTGGTGCGCACCTACCTCGACTGGGTGCTGGCGCTGCCGTGGAACGCGAAGTCGGGCGAGCAGGACAGCGCGATCGACCTCAAGAAGGTCGAGGACGCGCTCGGCGAGCGGCACTACGGGCTGGACGAGGCGAAGGACCGCATCGTCGAGTACCTCGCCGTGCGCAAGCTGCGCGCGATGACGCCGACCGCGCACGCCGCGCCGCTGGCCGACGACGACGAGCCGCGCGCGGATCGCACCGAGCACGCCGTCCCGGCGGACGCGCCCGTGCCCGCGACGCCGCCCGTCGACGCCGACGCGGCGCCGAGCGAGGCGCGCGCGACCGAGGTGGCGCTGGCGGGGCCGATCCTCTGCTTCGCCGGCCCGCCGGGCACCGGCAAGACGTCGCTGGGCGAGGTGATCGCGAAGGCCATCGGCCGCCAGTTCTACCGCATCTCGGTGGGCGGCGTCCGCGACGAGGCCGAGGTCCGCGGCCACCGGCGCACGTACGTGGGCTCGATGCCCGGGCTGCTGATCCAGGCGCTGCGCCGCGTGCAGGTGCGCGACGCGGTGTTCCTGATCGACGAGATCGACAAGATGTCGGGCGGCGGCCCGTCGGGCGATCCGACGGCGGCGATGCTCGAGGTGCTCGACCCGTCGCAGAACCAGAGCTTCGTCGACCACTATCTCAACCTGCCGTTCGATCTGTCGCAGGTGCTGTTCATCGCGACGGCGAACAACGTCTTCGACATCCCCGGGCCGCTGCGCGACCGGATGGAGATCATCCGCATCGCCGGCTACACGATCGAGGAGAAGGTCGAGATCGCGTGGCGCTACACGATCCCGAAGCTGCTGGAGGAGCACGGGATCACCGAGCAGGACATCGTCTTCACCGACGAGGTGCTGTCGTTCGTGGCGGCGCGCTACTCGCGCGAGGCGGGGCTGCGCAACTTCAGCCGCAACCTCGCGACGCTCATGCGCAAGCGCGCGCGTCGCAAGGCGGACGGCGAGCAGGGCGCGTGGGTGCTCGACCGCGAGAAGGTCGAGGAGGTCCTCGGCCCGCCGCGCTACGCGGTGGAGGAGGCGGAGAAGGAGCCCGAGGTGGGCGCGGTCACGGGCCTCGCGTGGACGTCCACGGGCGGCGACCTGATGGTGATCGAGGCGCTGCGCATGCCGGGCACGGGACGGATGACGGTCACCGGCCAGCTGGGCGACGTGATGCGCGAGAGCGTGGACGCGGCGCACTCCTACGTGCGCTCGCGCGCCGAGACGCTCGGCATCGAGGCGCGCGACTTCAAGGACTCCGACATCCACATCCACTTCCCCGCGGGCGCGATCCCGAAGGACGGCCCGTCGGCCGGCATCGCCATCACGCTCGCGCTCTCCAGCGTCTTCTCGCGCCGCCCGGTGCGCCGCGACCTGGCGATGACGGGCGAGGTCACGCTGCGCGGCAAGGTGCTCGAGATCGGCGGCGTGAAGGAGAAGGTGCTGGCCGCCTACCGCGCGGGGCTGCGCGAGCTGATCCTGCCCAAGAGCAACGAGAAGGACCTGCGCGACGTGCCGAAGGAGGTGCGCGAGCACATCGAGTTCCGCTTCGTCTCGTCGATGGACGAGGTGCTGCGCATCGCGCTGCTGCCGAGCCCCGTGCCGAACGCCGACCGCGCGCCCGACCAGGACGTCGACGAGAAGGCCACGGCGCCGATCGCGGATGCGGCGGATCTGGCCGTGGGGGAGAACCATCGGACGCCGAGTGCCTCCGTGGAGACCGTGCCGCTGGCGGACGTGAAGCGTTAG
- the ffh gene encoding signal recognition particle protein, with protein sequence MFDELTEKLESTFARLRGKGTLTEADIKEGLREVRRVLLEADVNFQLTREFLERVEGAAVGVAQLRGVNPAQQLVKIVYDELTKMLGERREGLKLSTIPPSVVMMVGLQGSGKTTTAGKLARKLKAEGRQVRLVAADVYRPAAIDQLETVGQQIGVPVYANRTTNDVVRIAREGIEEAKRGRDRLVIVDTAGRLQIDADMMAELKRLKEAVRPDEILFVADGMTGQEAVRIAQGFDEALGVTGVVLTKMDGDARGGAALSIYGVTKKPIKFIGVGEKLDALEDFHPDRMAGRILQQGDVLTLVEKAQSAFDEEEAKRLEKKVRKDGMDLNDFLVAMKQMQKLGPMKDLLKLLPGVNASMLKQANLDPKRMKHVEAIVLSMTNAERTRPELMNGSRRLRVAKGSGRPVQEVNRLLEQFREMQKMMKKMTQGGGGGGGRMPQLPGMPRGPFGFR encoded by the coding sequence ATGTTCGACGAGCTGACTGAGAAACTCGAGTCGACCTTCGCCCGCCTGCGCGGGAAGGGGACGCTCACCGAGGCCGACATCAAGGAGGGGCTGCGCGAGGTCCGGCGCGTCCTCCTGGAAGCCGACGTCAACTTCCAGCTCACCCGCGAGTTCCTGGAGCGGGTGGAGGGAGCGGCCGTCGGCGTCGCGCAGCTCAGGGGTGTCAATCCGGCGCAGCAGCTGGTCAAGATCGTCTACGACGAGCTGACGAAGATGCTCGGCGAGCGGCGCGAGGGGCTCAAGCTGAGCACCATCCCGCCGAGCGTCGTCATGATGGTCGGGTTGCAGGGCTCGGGGAAGACCACGACCGCCGGAAAGCTCGCGCGGAAGCTGAAGGCCGAGGGGCGCCAGGTGCGCCTGGTCGCCGCCGACGTCTACCGTCCCGCGGCCATCGACCAGCTCGAGACCGTCGGCCAGCAGATCGGCGTCCCCGTCTACGCCAACCGTACGACGAACGACGTCGTCCGGATCGCGCGGGAGGGGATCGAGGAGGCCAAGCGCGGCCGCGACCGCCTGGTCATCGTCGACACCGCCGGCCGGCTGCAGATCGACGCCGACATGATGGCCGAGCTGAAGCGGCTGAAGGAGGCCGTCCGCCCGGACGAGATCCTCTTCGTCGCCGACGGCATGACGGGCCAGGAGGCCGTGCGCATCGCGCAGGGCTTCGACGAGGCCCTCGGCGTCACCGGCGTCGTGCTGACCAAGATGGACGGCGACGCCCGCGGCGGCGCGGCGCTCTCGATCTACGGCGTCACCAAGAAGCCGATCAAGTTCATCGGCGTGGGCGAGAAGCTCGACGCCCTCGAGGATTTCCATCCCGACCGCATGGCCGGGCGGATCCTCCAGCAGGGCGACGTGCTGACGCTGGTCGAGAAGGCGCAGTCGGCGTTCGACGAGGAAGAGGCGAAGCGCCTCGAGAAGAAGGTCCGCAAGGACGGCATGGACCTGAACGACTTCCTCGTCGCGATGAAGCAGATGCAGAAGCTCGGGCCGATGAAGGACCTGCTCAAGCTGCTGCCCGGGGTGAACGCCAGCATGCTGAAGCAGGCGAACCTCGACCCGAAGCGCATGAAGCACGTCGAGGCGATCGTCCTCTCGATGACGAACGCCGAGCGCACGCGCCCGGAGCTCATGAACGGCTCGCGCCGGCTGCGGGTGGCCAAGGGATCCGGCCGCCCCGTGCAGGAGGTCAACCGCCTGCTGGAGCAGTTCCGCGAGATGCAGAAGATGATGAAGAAGATGACGCAGGGCGGCGGTGGCGGCGGTGGCCGCATGCCGCAGCTGCCCGGCATGCCGCGGGGGCCGTTCGGCTTCCGCTAG
- the rpsP gene encoding 30S ribosomal protein S16 codes for MVRIRLRRVGRKKAPAYRIVVADSKSPRDGKFIEIIGQYAPRQSDDQKLTIDLDRVNYWMNVGAQPSDTVRSLLRRAGVLKARHETRLAQKLQNAAVALPEKSAE; via the coding sequence ATGGTTCGCATCCGTCTCCGCCGCGTCGGCCGCAAGAAGGCGCCGGCCTACCGCATCGTCGTCGCCGACAGCAAGAGCCCGCGCGACGGCAAGTTCATCGAGATCATCGGGCAGTACGCGCCCCGCCAGAGCGACGACCAGAAGCTCACGATCGACCTCGATCGCGTGAACTACTGGATGAACGTCGGCGCGCAGCCGTCGGACACCGTCCGCTCGCTGCTCCGCCGCGCGGGCGTGCTGAAGGCCCGCCACGAGACGCGCCTGGCGCAGAAGCTCCAGAACGCGGCCGTCGCGCTCCCCGAGAAGTCGGCGGAGTGA
- the rimM gene encoding ribosome maturation factor RimM (Essential for efficient processing of 16S rRNA): MTTSIGGGGNPADELAIVGRIRKAHGIRGELVVEPYTNEPAAVFAAGRRLFGGNADGRPLPQSPALTVRRASPHKDGWIVRVDEIADRTAAEAWRERTLLAPLAELPPPGDDEVYLHDLVGLRVQRVDGTAVGAVVDYYEMPHGIMLEVRLDARDGTALVPYRPEIVTVVDTGARTLTIDPPEGLLE; this comes from the coding sequence ATGACGACGTCCATCGGAGGCGGGGGCAACCCCGCCGACGAGCTGGCGATCGTCGGGCGCATCCGGAAGGCGCATGGGATCCGCGGCGAGCTCGTCGTGGAGCCCTACACCAACGAGCCGGCCGCGGTCTTCGCGGCCGGCCGTCGCCTTTTCGGGGGCAATGCCGACGGCCGTCCGCTTCCGCAGTCCCCGGCGCTGACGGTGCGCCGCGCGTCGCCGCACAAGGACGGCTGGATCGTGCGCGTCGACGAGATCGCCGACCGCACGGCCGCCGAGGCGTGGCGCGAGCGCACGCTGCTCGCCCCGCTGGCCGAGCTGCCGCCGCCCGGCGACGACGAGGTCTACCTGCACGACCTCGTGGGGCTGCGCGTGCAGCGCGTCGACGGCACCGCGGTCGGCGCCGTGGTCGACTACTACGAGATGCCGCACGGCATCATGCTCGAGGTGCGCCTCGACGCGCGCGACGGCACCGCGCTCGTGCCGTACCGCCCGGAGATCGTGACCGTGGTGGACACCGGCGCGCGCACGCTGACGATCGACCCGCCCGAGGGGCTGCTGGAGTGA